One window from the genome of Rhodopirellula halodulae encodes:
- a CDS encoding efflux RND transporter permease subunit, with amino-acid sequence MTDSPSTNNAAASTQTRKDWITSTAERFFDDRRLLVLILALVLVAGLSSLAILPRMEDPVLARRVALVNTRLPGAAAERVEALVTEKIEDRLRDIEEIKEIRSVSRVGISTLSIELRDEVYETDTVWSRVRSRIEDSLPTLPPDASRPEFDELEVRAYALIIGLTWTGNGPADTRLMRRLAVDLQDRMQNLPGTDSIDRFGDPGEEIDVRLDPRRLASLGLTPSDVATRLASYDAKGTAGQLRNAPMQMLIEIGNQLDATEQIAEIPIRAGDGTDVRLGDFATIELSLPDPPATAARIDGREAVVLGMMVRPSYRIDTWTNRAETVLAEVAQTLPDGIELDTILRQSDYVNDRLQSLTQNLLLGALAVAAVIWLLMGWRSALIVTLTLPLASLMVLFGLRIAGIPIHQMSITGLIIALGLLIDNAIVVVDEVQARLRKGTSPRDAMTQSVSHLAVPLLGSTLTTALAFAPIALMPGPAGEFVGSIAISVILAISSSLFLALTVIPTIAARVLPRAESKETETTGANDGKQLHWWNHGLRLPRVAGLFQSVVRTAVKRPLFGLALAFALPILGFALSATLEEQFFPPSSRNQFHITVEGDATSSLAKTRETVQVVDELTREMGAERIDWFYGESAPQFYYNVIANRQGTANFAQGLVRIAEGRDPTPVIRQLQRKLDQEVLSSRVLVRQLEQGPPFAAPIEVRLFGPDLTVLREIGEDVRARLSRIPDVVAVRTDLSEVLPQLTLDVDDALTAQAGVTPGELSRQLATALDGQRGGSVLQGNEELPIIVRVDASHRGDLGRLESMDLMLTSTGTGRNSIQPERTPVSAFAETTLQPESAAIPRLNRRRMNEVAAFLDAGVLPSSVQSQLEEDLLLNPLQLPAGYSVEFGGEASKRDDAVGNLFSTVGVLAVLMLATLVLSFGSFRMASIISVVAMLSIGLALAALSISGYSFGFMAIIGTMGLIGVAINDSIVVLAGIRANPAAREGDVEATVQETMHTSRHVVATTLTTMAGFTPLILDGGGFWPPMAVSIAGGVAGATLLALVLVPTLHRRLLQFS; translated from the coding sequence ATGACCGACTCGCCCTCGACCAACAACGCAGCGGCCTCGACTCAGACGAGAAAGGACTGGATCACCTCGACGGCCGAACGTTTCTTTGATGATCGTCGACTGCTCGTTCTGATTCTGGCATTGGTTCTGGTCGCGGGACTGAGCAGCCTTGCCATTTTGCCTCGAATGGAGGATCCGGTGCTGGCGCGGCGTGTGGCGTTGGTCAACACACGCTTGCCCGGAGCCGCCGCGGAACGCGTCGAAGCATTGGTCACCGAGAAGATCGAGGACCGACTGCGTGACATCGAGGAAATCAAAGAGATCCGGTCCGTCAGCCGCGTCGGCATCAGCACCCTGTCGATTGAACTACGCGACGAGGTGTACGAAACCGACACGGTGTGGTCTCGCGTCCGCAGTCGCATCGAAGACTCGCTGCCGACGTTGCCACCGGACGCCAGTCGTCCTGAATTTGACGAATTGGAGGTGCGAGCCTACGCGTTGATCATTGGGCTGACGTGGACCGGAAACGGCCCCGCCGACACCCGGTTGATGCGGCGATTGGCCGTGGACCTGCAAGACCGCATGCAGAACCTTCCAGGCACGGATTCGATTGATCGTTTCGGCGATCCGGGCGAAGAGATTGACGTGCGATTGGATCCGCGGCGATTGGCGTCACTTGGATTGACTCCCTCTGACGTCGCCACACGGTTGGCTTCGTACGATGCTAAGGGGACCGCAGGCCAACTTCGAAACGCGCCGATGCAGATGTTGATTGAAATTGGCAATCAACTCGACGCCACGGAACAGATCGCCGAGATTCCAATTCGCGCGGGCGATGGAACGGACGTGCGGCTCGGTGACTTCGCAACCATCGAATTGTCGCTGCCGGACCCGCCCGCCACGGCCGCGCGGATCGACGGTCGCGAAGCCGTTGTATTGGGCATGATGGTGCGGCCCTCCTATCGCATTGATACCTGGACCAATCGAGCGGAAACCGTGCTGGCCGAAGTCGCTCAAACGCTGCCCGACGGCATTGAGCTGGACACGATCCTGCGACAAAGCGACTACGTGAATGATCGTCTGCAATCGCTGACCCAAAACCTCTTGTTGGGTGCGTTGGCGGTGGCCGCTGTGATCTGGTTGTTGATGGGTTGGCGTTCCGCCTTGATCGTCACACTCACGTTGCCGCTGGCCAGTTTGATGGTCTTGTTCGGTTTGCGAATCGCCGGGATTCCCATTCATCAAATGTCGATCACCGGTTTGATCATCGCCTTGGGATTGCTGATCGACAATGCGATCGTCGTGGTCGATGAAGTGCAGGCTCGATTAAGAAAAGGAACCTCCCCTCGCGACGCAATGACGCAAAGCGTTTCCCATTTGGCCGTCCCACTACTGGGTTCGACGTTGACCACGGCTCTGGCGTTCGCCCCCATCGCTTTGATGCCTGGTCCCGCGGGCGAGTTCGTTGGCTCCATCGCGATCAGTGTGATCTTGGCGATCTCATCGTCACTGTTCCTGGCGCTGACCGTTATTCCCACAATCGCCGCACGAGTGCTTCCGCGAGCAGAGTCAAAGGAAACAGAAACAACCGGTGCCAACGACGGCAAACAATTGCACTGGTGGAACCATGGCCTTCGCCTTCCGCGAGTGGCCGGCCTGTTCCAATCAGTCGTCCGCACCGCGGTGAAACGCCCACTGTTTGGACTGGCGTTAGCATTTGCGTTACCGATTCTCGGATTTGCATTGTCAGCCACTTTGGAAGAACAATTCTTTCCGCCAAGCTCACGCAATCAATTTCATATCACCGTCGAAGGCGACGCCACCTCGTCGCTTGCGAAAACTCGAGAGACGGTCCAGGTCGTCGACGAACTGACGCGAGAGATGGGTGCGGAACGGATCGATTGGTTCTACGGCGAAAGTGCCCCGCAGTTTTATTACAACGTGATCGCGAATCGGCAGGGGACCGCCAACTTCGCGCAAGGGTTGGTGCGGATCGCGGAGGGGCGTGACCCAACGCCCGTCATTCGGCAATTGCAACGGAAACTCGATCAGGAAGTGCTGTCCTCACGAGTACTCGTTCGACAACTGGAACAAGGGCCTCCGTTTGCCGCCCCGATCGAGGTGCGTTTGTTTGGTCCCGATTTGACGGTCTTGCGAGAGATCGGCGAAGACGTTCGCGCTCGGCTGAGTCGCATTCCTGATGTGGTGGCGGTGCGAACAGATCTGTCCGAAGTGTTGCCGCAACTGACGTTGGACGTCGACGACGCCTTGACCGCACAAGCCGGCGTGACGCCCGGCGAGTTGTCCAGACAATTGGCGACCGCTTTGGATGGGCAACGCGGCGGCAGCGTGCTTCAAGGAAACGAAGAACTCCCCATCATCGTTCGCGTCGACGCTTCCCACCGAGGCGACCTGGGGCGACTGGAAAGCATGGACCTGATGCTGACATCGACGGGCACCGGTCGAAACTCAATCCAGCCTGAACGCACGCCCGTGTCCGCATTCGCGGAGACCACCCTGCAACCGGAATCGGCCGCCATTCCAAGGTTGAACCGTCGACGAATGAATGAAGTGGCTGCGTTTTTGGATGCGGGAGTTCTGCCCAGTTCGGTTCAGTCGCAACTGGAAGAAGATTTGCTTTTGAACCCATTGCAACTGCCCGCGGGTTACTCCGTCGAATTCGGCGGCGAAGCATCCAAACGTGACGATGCGGTTGGCAATTTGTTTTCGACCGTTGGCGTGTTGGCGGTGTTGATGCTGGCAACGTTGGTGCTCTCATTCGGTTCCTTTCGCATGGCCAGCATCATCTCGGTCGTCGCCATGCTATCGATCGGCTTGGCTTTGGCGGCTCTTTCCATCAGCGGTTATTCGTTTGGTTTCATGGCGATCATTGGCACCATGGGATTGATCGGTGTCGCCATCAATGATTCCATCGTTGTGCTGGCCGGCATCCGAGCCAACCCGGCCGCTCGCGAAGGTGACGTCGAAGCAACCGTCCAGGAAACCATGCATACGTCTCGACACGTCGTCGCGACGACGCTGACCACCATGGCTGGTTTCACCCCGTTGATTTTGGATGGCGGCGGGTTCTGGCCTCCGATGGCGGTATCCATCGCCGGGGGTGTCGCCGGGGCGACGCTCTTGGCCTTGGTTTTGGTGCCGACACTGCATCGGCGACTGCTGCAGTTCTCTTGA
- a CDS encoding efflux RND transporter periplasmic adaptor subunit, translated as MTFLVLATVLSIVLGTGVIALDPAAEQQASKETAPRLHVRVAEAGSIEGPELFHQYRGEIIARRDSSLAMRRGGRLVVVAVHEGDTVKAGDVLARIDISDLDAAAATADADVASAKAVLDEAFAGPRQQTIDAAAARVDQLSAQISAAENRFLRQESLRRRGAGTQQEFDDAKYAVDALKADQAAAMATLSELREGTRQEQIAAAAARLEAAKATRKKIEVDRADSQIIAPFDGVIAERLFDEGAIIGPNQPVLRILEAPPVHATFGVPVDVADRLRLNDSLKVSIGKRGIKESIPGSIIRMQPQIDPITRTRRIELRLHAAQVSTEKASERDSIALIGNTATLWIPWSQTETQRDNWIVNQDSDAMQSFWMPTAALVRGVRGLWSVYVAEPQIDADATQRTSQSNMDFPQIPPDASAVVSIQRRDVKVLRTAGQMSLVSGPVATTDALVIEGTQRVGPGVRAVAVWRTAPSSSSEEERKAR; from the coding sequence ATGACCTTCCTTGTTCTGGCGACGGTTCTGTCGATTGTCTTGGGCACCGGTGTCATCGCGTTGGACCCGGCGGCGGAACAGCAAGCGTCCAAGGAAACCGCTCCACGCTTGCACGTTCGAGTTGCCGAAGCAGGTTCCATCGAAGGCCCGGAATTGTTCCATCAATACCGCGGTGAGATCATCGCCCGTCGCGACAGTTCCCTGGCGATGCGACGAGGCGGACGACTCGTGGTAGTCGCGGTGCACGAAGGCGACACAGTCAAAGCAGGTGACGTGCTCGCCCGCATCGACATCTCCGACCTGGACGCAGCAGCCGCCACCGCCGACGCGGACGTTGCCTCCGCCAAAGCGGTTTTGGACGAAGCGTTCGCGGGCCCTCGCCAGCAAACCATTGATGCGGCCGCCGCACGCGTCGATCAGCTTTCGGCGCAGATCTCGGCCGCTGAAAATCGGTTCCTGCGTCAGGAATCCCTGCGCAGGCGCGGCGCCGGAACCCAACAAGAATTCGATGATGCGAAATACGCCGTGGACGCACTCAAAGCCGATCAAGCCGCGGCGATGGCGACGCTGAGCGAACTTCGTGAGGGCACACGACAAGAACAAATTGCCGCTGCGGCGGCCCGATTGGAAGCTGCCAAGGCGACGCGAAAAAAGATTGAAGTCGACCGGGCCGATAGCCAAATCATTGCGCCATTTGACGGTGTCATCGCGGAACGTTTGTTTGACGAAGGAGCGATCATCGGGCCCAACCAACCCGTGCTGCGAATCCTAGAGGCTCCACCGGTTCACGCGACCTTTGGCGTTCCAGTCGACGTGGCAGACCGTCTTCGATTGAACGATTCACTCAAAGTTTCAATCGGGAAACGAGGCATCAAGGAATCCATTCCGGGCTCGATCATTCGCATGCAGCCTCAGATTGATCCGATCACAAGGACACGCCGGATCGAGTTGCGACTTCATGCCGCCCAAGTCTCCACGGAAAAGGCATCCGAACGAGACTCCATCGCTTTGATCGGCAACACAGCAACGCTTTGGATTCCTTGGTCGCAAACAGAGACTCAACGTGACAACTGGATTGTGAATCAAGACAGCGACGCAATGCAATCTTTCTGGATGCCGACAGCGGCGTTGGTCCGAGGTGTTCGCGGGCTATGGTCGGTTTACGTCGCCGAACCGCAGATCGATGCGGATGCAACGCAACGGACCAGCCAATCAAACATGGATTTCCCGCAAATACCACCCGACGCTTCGGCGGTCGTTTCGATCCAACGACGTGACGTAAAAGTTCTGCGTACCGCGGGGCAGATGTCGCTTGTCTCCGGTCCAGTCGCCACCACGGACGCTTTGGTGATCGAAGGAACCCAGCGGGTCGGTCCGGGCGTTCGCGCCGTCGCTGTTTGGAGAACCGCCCCCTCGAGTTCCTCCGAAGAAGAACGGAAGGCTCGATGA
- a CDS encoding TetR/AcrR family transcriptional regulator, producing the protein MHASATESTPPQLTPKQFEIQQRESRILDKAFPMLRSGGTGAINMNAIAKEMGCTRGTIYNHFANKEEIQLALATRAVQRRIALFQCAIQSQTVPRDQCAAVGIAVEVYADHMPDEFAIEQIIRHDVVWQKTSPGRRDLLSDCEQKCIGALGGVIQRAIDQGHLKPERGRAASQLIQDLVFGLWSLSYGGLVLEATSPSLNAVGIEDPRQTIRRNGNRLLDSVGWEPLFEPRRYNAFVKKLRPHLESCAEKIRQSPDCMRWLAPDTQGASS; encoded by the coding sequence ATGCACGCATCCGCCACCGAATCGACGCCGCCTCAACTGACGCCCAAGCAATTCGAGATTCAGCAACGTGAATCTCGGATTCTGGACAAAGCGTTTCCGATGCTCCGCAGCGGTGGCACGGGCGCGATCAACATGAACGCCATCGCGAAAGAAATGGGTTGCACTCGCGGCACAATCTACAACCACTTTGCCAACAAAGAAGAAATCCAACTCGCCCTCGCGACCCGTGCCGTTCAGCGTCGAATCGCGTTGTTCCAATGTGCGATTCAAAGCCAAACCGTCCCCCGTGACCAATGTGCGGCGGTTGGCATCGCTGTCGAGGTTTACGCCGATCACATGCCGGACGAATTCGCGATTGAACAAATCATTCGCCACGACGTGGTTTGGCAAAAGACTTCGCCGGGACGTCGTGACTTGCTATCGGATTGCGAACAGAAATGCATTGGAGCCCTCGGTGGCGTGATTCAGCGGGCAATCGACCAAGGACACTTGAAACCGGAGCGAGGCCGAGCCGCATCGCAGTTGATTCAAGACTTGGTCTTTGGATTGTGGTCGCTCAGCTACGGTGGATTGGTGTTGGAGGCAACAAGCCCATCGCTCAACGCCGTCGGCATCGAGGATCCACGACAAACCATTCGTCGCAACGGCAATCGATTGCTGGACAGCGTGGGATGGGAACCACTGTTTGAACCCCGCCGGTACAACGCCTTTGTCAAAAAACTTCGCCCACATCTTGAGAGCTGTGCGGAGAAGATCCGGCAATCCCCCGACTGCATGCGGTGGCTTGCACCTGATACCCAAGGAGCCTCCTCATGA
- a CDS encoding acyl-CoA desaturase, producing MSTVVEPTKNRGPVKKQGNEDKQSPEIQSAPATLDTPDAGKNLRLDQPGKEDADGFSSLVAQKEAKKRDQAKPTKADRVRMDNISWWAVGWLAMAHLVCLAAPFTFTWTGLITALVLHWVAGSLGICLGYHRLLTHTGMKTYNWVRYTFAAIGCFAGEGSPLDWVADHRKHHAHSDLEGDPHSPHDGSVWSHVFWLAFHTHNGDRDAYLKRWVPDLYKDPVMRAFDVLFLPIHIVASFALLGIGYAFGGWELGISMLVWGMFVRLVAVLHATWMVNSASHMWGYKNYETTDDSRNNWLVAIVAYGEGWHNNHHAYPRMAKHGHKWWEFDITWQAIKLLRATGLVWDVVDYRTVAEKKARLAEKEGAGDKATAA from the coding sequence ATGTCGACCGTTGTTGAACCCACCAAAAACCGGGGCCCCGTCAAAAAGCAGGGCAACGAGGATAAACAATCACCTGAAATCCAATCGGCACCCGCCACTTTGGATACGCCAGATGCGGGCAAGAACCTGCGTTTGGATCAACCTGGCAAAGAAGACGCCGACGGTTTTTCGTCGCTGGTCGCTCAGAAAGAGGCCAAAAAACGCGATCAAGCCAAACCGACCAAGGCCGATCGCGTCCGCATGGACAACATCAGTTGGTGGGCAGTCGGCTGGTTAGCGATGGCTCACCTCGTTTGCCTCGCCGCCCCATTCACGTTCACCTGGACCGGTTTGATCACCGCCCTGGTGCTTCACTGGGTCGCCGGAAGTCTCGGCATTTGCTTGGGTTATCACCGCCTGCTGACTCACACCGGCATGAAGACTTACAACTGGGTGCGATACACCTTCGCCGCCATCGGTTGTTTCGCCGGCGAAGGTTCTCCACTGGATTGGGTCGCTGATCACCGCAAACACCACGCCCACAGTGACCTCGAAGGCGACCCGCACTCACCACACGACGGCAGCGTCTGGAGCCACGTGTTCTGGTTGGCGTTCCACACGCACAACGGCGATCGCGACGCTTACCTGAAACGTTGGGTGCCGGATCTGTACAAAGATCCCGTGATGCGTGCCTTTGACGTGCTCTTCCTGCCCATTCACATCGTGGCTTCGTTCGCACTGCTCGGCATCGGCTATGCCTTCGGCGGTTGGGAACTGGGGATCTCGATGCTGGTTTGGGGCATGTTCGTCCGTTTGGTTGCCGTGCTTCACGCAACTTGGATGGTCAACAGTGCTTCGCACATGTGGGGCTACAAGAACTACGAAACCACCGACGACAGCCGCAACAACTGGTTGGTCGCCATCGTGGCTTACGGCGAAGGCTGGCACAACAATCACCACGCTTACCCACGCATGGCCAAACACGGTCACAAGTGGTGGGAGTTCGACATCACCTGGCAAGCCATCAAGTTGCTTCGTGCGACTGGACTGGTTTGGGACGTGGTCGACTATCGAACCGTTGCTGAAAAGAAAGCTCGTTTGGCCGAGAAAGAAGGTGCGGGCGACAAGGCAACCGCCGCCTGA
- the epmA gene encoding EF-P lysine aminoacylase EpmA: MNSSHGQGDAVPLAIRLQQRAEMLREVRWFFDSRGFIEVQPPCLSRDCVVDAFLDPIEVDASQVGCTESDAPERFYLQTSPESAMKRLLAEGAPSIYAITPVFRKGEIGDRHNVEFTMLEWYEVAGDGRSAIALMGDLATEILRVPSYQVVTYREVFQSHLGFDPIDVPVNELFRHVNDFDAVLAESIGPDRDALLDVLLSERIEPVFASEQPTILTRYPLTQAALAKPCEADPQCAERFELFYRGIELANGYDELLDADELVLRYKQNNETRIRHGRPALPVQTTLVDAMRRGLPECSGVALGIDRLLMLRVNADCIEDVIPFPTHRA; the protein is encoded by the coding sequence GTGAACTCGTCGCACGGCCAAGGTGACGCCGTTCCGTTGGCGATACGTTTGCAACAGCGTGCCGAGATGCTCCGCGAAGTGCGCTGGTTTTTTGACTCACGTGGTTTTATCGAAGTCCAGCCACCGTGTTTGAGTCGCGATTGCGTCGTGGACGCTTTTCTGGATCCGATCGAAGTCGACGCGTCCCAGGTCGGCTGCACCGAATCGGATGCTCCCGAGCGGTTTTATCTGCAAACTTCGCCCGAGTCCGCAATGAAACGGTTGCTGGCCGAAGGTGCCCCGTCCATCTACGCGATCACACCTGTGTTCCGTAAAGGTGAGATCGGGGATCGGCACAACGTCGAATTCACCATGTTGGAATGGTACGAGGTCGCGGGTGACGGGCGATCCGCCATCGCATTGATGGGCGACCTGGCCACGGAAATTTTGCGAGTCCCTTCCTATCAAGTCGTGACTTACCGCGAGGTGTTCCAATCGCATCTTGGTTTCGATCCGATTGATGTGCCGGTGAATGAGTTGTTTCGGCATGTCAATGATTTCGACGCGGTACTGGCTGAGTCAATCGGTCCGGATCGTGATGCGTTGTTGGATGTGCTACTGAGCGAACGGATTGAACCAGTGTTTGCCAGTGAACAGCCCACCATTCTGACTCGCTATCCGCTGACGCAAGCCGCTTTGGCAAAGCCATGCGAAGCAGATCCGCAGTGTGCTGAGCGGTTTGAGTTGTTCTATCGAGGCATCGAGCTGGCCAATGGCTACGACGAACTACTCGACGCAGACGAGTTGGTCCTGCGATACAAGCAAAACAACGAAACGCGAATACGACACGGGCGTCCAGCGTTGCCGGTGCAGACGACTCTCGTGGACGCCATGCGTCGTGGGTTGCCGGAGTGCAGTGGCGTTGCACTCGGCATCGACCGATTGTTGATGCTCCGTGTGAACGCTGACTGCATTGAAGATGTGATTCCTTTCCCCACCCATCGAGCCTGA